GTATTCCTTTTtacacccctctctctctcacactctgcCTCTACTCTTCTTGTTTCAAATGCACacattatctctctctttcaccctctttcacttttctgttgttcaaacacacatacagcagacagctttgtgtgtgtgtgtgtgtgtgtgtgtgtgtgtgtgtgtgtgtgtgtgtgtgtgtgtctccctaatctgtctctctctgttctccagAGTCTTTGATAAAGTGCTGATGGCATAGACACATGCAGGCGGGTGGGCAGGCCCATTAGCATGGTAAAGAGATAGTGTATCAGAGCAAGAGATTAGACGCCACAGACTGGGAGCTGTCAAGGTCAAGACCGCACTTGTGAAACAGCCAGTAccacagagacagggagggggGATAATACGGAGGAGGtagagaggagggagggcagTATCAATCAGGAgcaagaatgaatgaaaggaaaggagagtagagcgagagagagagagagtgagagaatgaCAGAAGACTTGGGGCAACTGGGCAGAGAGAAGGGGAGCAGAGAAAGTGGGCAAACAAAAAGGTCTGAGAGGAAGTTTTAAAGATTATCGATCTTCTTCTCCCCTATTCTGCCTTTGaaatttgtttctctgtgttcctCTTTCTTTTAGAATGTAAACCAGCACCAAAAATAGTTCTGAATATTCAACCTGGAGCAAATCACCTCGGACAAGAAGACTTGGAGTGGATGCTGAAGGAGGTAATGCACTCATAAAGGGAAAAGTTCAGGTCTTCAAAGTCGAGCTTTTTACATTTGTGCTTCCAAACACATCTACAAATAAGGCAGAGTAGACACAACTTGCTCTATCTCATTAATTTTTTCTTAGTAATTTCACTTGTTGACGATTATCATCTGCTCTTAAATCCACTGAAAATGCGCATCCATGCGAAAAAGTAATAGTGCTGTATATCTGTAACTACACAGTGTGGTGTGAACTCAATCTTCTCTTACTTTTACACCTTTTAAAATCCAGGTTTACTTCCCTAACCACCAGCCCTACCCCCCAAAAGATTACGTAGAAAATTTCACCAGTTTAAAAAGTTAGTTTACCCAAAtcacatgaaaatacattttcccttTTACCCCTAGccattctcattttattttccaaggTTTTGAGTATTACAAAGGAGGTTGTATTGTACTGGTATACACACAAGTCATTTGATATAAAAAGCAGCCATATCTGATTGGTGCCTGTCCAATCAAAGACTCCCCAGTAGGTACCATGTtataatttttgcattttaaatctaGCCCAACTCTTTCCTCACACTGAGAATAGAAACATTACTTGATGGGTGCAAACTGAGAAATCTGACTTCAGTCTTTTCTCCCCAACACAGGAAGCCCTCAACCTATCTTTTCTATACACGGAGCTGGGCCTGGACCCCCCTCAGCCTCAACGCAAGAGGAAGAGATAGCAAGGCTATCAAGAGGCAGTCGGGCACCAAACGACAATGACCTTAACATCTACCATTACAACCATGACAACTAGGTTGACACAATGGTTGCCAGATCTTGAACAATCCCAGTGAAAGAGAAGACACATCAACAGTGAATGTATCCACAATGATCCTCTTTAATGTATGACATAAATCCCTTACAGACAAGACACTAAAGAAGAATCTCGAAGATTGGATTGCTACTGTGAAACTGTGCTAACTGAATACCGTTGTCCATTCATATCAGCATTTATAAAGTATGTCCATGGCCCCCAAATAGCAGGCCTTTTCAGACACGTAGCACTGTTTGGGGTGGTTTGGATTAAACCGAGTGTGAGTGGAGTACTGAATCACCAAACCCTCTCCTGCTTCTGTCAGGATACGAGACTTTTGCAACACTTTTCCATCGTTGACTTGCTTTGTGCTCATCAGCACTTTCAATTGGTCTGGTAACTCATGAATAGAGGAGAGATCTGTGATGGCAGATTCTTTGCCAAAGTTAAGCACCATGAGGAAAGCTTGGTCAAGCCCGTCAAGCTCTCTGAGGTAAGAGAAGACACTGGCATCAGCATGGATGTAGCAGAACCACCCACGTTGAAGGGGGAGCTCTGACTGACGCAGGTTGTTCAGTAAACGGTACTGAGCCAGAACAGAGCCTTCATCTTTCTTCTGGACCTAGAAGAGAGAGGGTGGCAATGGGATACTTGATCTAAAATAGTATAAAGACAAGCAAGCCCTGGCCAGATGTTCCTCCCGAGCTGAACAGTACTAAAAGAGTTCTGTACCTCCACATTGACGCTTCTGTAGTTTGGGTGTACAGGCAACCAGGTGATGTTGGTTTTGTTGTTAAAGTCTGCATTCATGTCACTGCTCCACTGCATTGGAGATCGCTGAGGGTCCCGACTAGCACTCTGCAGTGAAAGGACAGCAATAATTTTGGCACTTCAGCTTCTTCCAACAATGTGCAATTAGACACTGAATACACATTGGCACACTTTAATGCATGTACATTCAGTTACAAGTTTATTAGGTAAACCaggataaaactaatgcagtgtaacATACAACAAACTAgtaataaatcctacctttGTGAAGATATTTATGTCACTATTTATTGCCTACAcacattttgtcctgttttgtgATGTCATCAATTAACCTGGTCATTTTCCATGCACCCGCTGCACTTGGCAGAGATGTTACAGTGTTTAATGTATAgtatttaattgtttgttttcagagtgTGCACAGTACTGACTGCATTGTATTTGCCAGCTGGGTCCTGTATCTGACTCTCTGTGACGTTAATGTTTTCCATGCCGATCTCCTCGCCATAGTAGGTGTTGGGCGTGCCTGGAAGggtcagcagcagcatgttgaTGACACGAATATAGGTCTGACCAGCACTGGAGGCAATTCGAGGCTTGTCATGGTTTCCAACCTGATAACAATGGATGTAAGAGAAATACAAGAGAGGGTGGAGAGGTATGTTGGATAAGTTGGGAAGGAAGAAGGTAGGGTGAAGCAGATGGGCTGGGGTCatggaagaaaaaactgaagttaaCAACTGACTTATACAGGACAAATAGATAAAGTGAGAGAGAAGTATGAGACTCGAGATGGACAGACACTGGTCATGGACTGTAAAGAAGGATTAAATTATGCTGCGGTAATCGTAGAGCAGTATACAATATCTcgcacttcagtttttgtgctgtttttgtgcAATGATAATCCATTGCTAGCTGATCCCAGAAGGAAACTGGAGCgcacatccttttttttcagttatctgTTAGGTGCTGGAGTCTGGAGATCCTTAGTACATAAAAGTGTTATTCCTTGCACTTAATTGATACCAGTTAAAGACAAAATTGCGTGCTCCAGTTACCTTGTCATTTCAACTACCCATATGATCTACCCTATCACAGAGGGATGTGCCTATATttataaacatgatttaaaGGGTTAATGTTACAGTTTGCATCTGGTCATAAAGACATGGGAGAAACGAAGAGAAACACCAAACACCGTCAATAAGTGACACTAATCTGAGAGTCTCATAATCCACATCATACAAGTTTGACAACATGTGCCACACATCAGCTGAAGAAAGTCTGAAAGCCCTGATTTGATCTTGGAGTTTTTACCATTATGATGGAGAACAAAAGATCAAGTATAATTGGCAGAAAAATCTTTGAAAGACAGCTTTTGGGGGGTTATCCCCATATGGCAGTCCTGTTTTTAAAGGAGCCAAGGAACAAATACATCAATGTGACTGTGGTGACTCACCACCCAGTTGGGCCATTGTCCCTTGGGCATGTTGGCCATCCAGAGGTGGACCAGATGTTGAACCCACAAGCCAGTAGTGTTCTGAGGCAGGTCCAGCAGGTAAAAGTTAAAGGGGAAGTCACTTTCCTTAACCAGCGGGGTACCATAGTACATCATAGTCTTGTCCACCTCATGGTAATCATATGACTCTGTCACCATGAACCTGGAGTGCAGAAAGAACATATGTTGTGTATGATAACATGCAAACTTATCCACAACCAATGACTGGCAACTCATCCTTGTGAACTCTGGTGAACTCTTTCACACAGAAAGCAGGATTATTGCCATATCATGTCAGACTCATTTAAGCTTATTGGCTTTTATCCAACAGATTTATTAGTTCAGTACTAAAATGTGATATTAATATTgcaagttattattattatcttggATTTTGTACTACCTTGGTACGTTATATCAACTTAATGTAATTTCCAACATAGACAGTAGTGAAATAGAGGTATATTTCTCCTGGATGCTGTTGCATTACCGAAAACCCTGTAGTTGTAAGTAAAATGTTCAACACAGGTGTGACACCATACAATACACAAGACTGTTTAAAATTAATGCAGAAGGCATAACATGCAaaagaaattaagttttaatGATGAGTTATGTGAAGttaatttcatcatcatcatgtgcAGCTGCACATTAAGTAGGTGAGAGCACTGCCAGTCTCAATTATTACCCTAACATTGTTGTATATAATAGTTCGAATACCTGTATCTGCCAGGCTCACGGCTGTAGATGTCCATCTCTGCCCTCCAGTCCCTCAGCAGGTCATGCAACCCCAGTTGATTGGTGGTGTAGTCGTGGTGAAGGTCCCACTCTGAAGTTACAGATTCCTGGAGTGGAAAGAATATGAAGAAACATGAGGTAATGTGGCATTTATTGGATTTCTGGCCTACCGGACCGGTAGCTCAAGTGTTAGTCAGGTGTTATATTTAGTTCATGCAGGGGAGTAGTGGTTCATTCATAGCAAAGTTTTCTCCCTGAGATTATCACCTTCAGTGCATTAGCAGAGCTCGACAGTATTTTCCTCTGCCCACTGGGAGTTAGGAGAGCTTGGGTATAAATGTATTCCTATGTCAGGCCAAAGCACAGGGTGCAGTGAGAGGCCAGTAGAAACCAGATACAGAGAGATTAGAGGCCAAGTGATAACAGACTTTGGGTTCTGTAACAAGGAGTACTGTTATGAGTAAGGAATGTTCAAAAATGTTCCAAGTTTTGTGCTAATGTATTTGGTGTATTGTTGGTTGTAATAGTCTTCATCAAAAGGACAAGAAGACAGAATACAGTAAAAAGACACTCAGGCAGGAAAGGAAGTCTTATTTAGTTATATTCATGAGGGAATTTGACCTACTGGGCCCTATTGTGACCACAAAGACAAGTGCTAAGCACAAGGTTAACAATTTTATGGGAACCAGCCCAGGACCTGCTTCAGTCTTGAAAGCCCTAGCCCTTAGGGACAGTGACAATACTCagactaaaactgaaaattaacaCCCaatattagttgttttttttgtgtgtgtgggagaaactcaaacacagagacaatacAAAACTCCACTCAGAAAGAACCAGGCCATGAATCTATTCATGGACATTATTACTGAGGGGGGCGGTGCTAATCACTGAGCTGACGTGTTGCCACATGAACAAACCATTCAGCCATCAGCCAGTAAAGTACATAGTTGGTCTAAATTTAAAGCTACAATTAGCAGTaaaccacaaaaacaatgatCATTACACAAGTAGTTGCCCAGGTATGATTGGCTGAATCGTATTGAAGGCTGTGCTAACATTCTCAGTATCCCAACCAACAGATACATGTGACTATATTGCAATGCTGTGGTTCCATAGTTGCATGAACATCTCTGTAGTGCCTAACAATTGTTGACTTGTTTTGTTCTAACATCACTATAAAGCAGCTTTGCATGGCTTATTGCTTAAAAATGAGAAGTCGGTCAGTTTGGGTGCTGCAGCCATGAGTATACATCTCAGTCAACAGTAAGTAGACGAGTTAGTCTCAGTATTATAGTGTTATTCTCCTGCGGTAAGTAAATCCCAGTGACTTGCTAATCCACCAAAATATGCCTCTTTTCTACTAATCTTTCCTCTGTGAGAAATAACTTCAGTCTCCATGGAACAAAAACTCTTTCTTAGTGAGCTTAACCCTGCATGAATCATGAACTCTTTGAATTCCAAGAACAAATTTTTCTCCAGAAGAGCACTACATGACCTGGCATTtaagacagaaacaaatgatGAATGATTATCATGTACAGTGCGAACTCTCCCACTTCGCTGTTGATTATGTTCTTTTATTAGCTTCACTGGAAAGTACTGATTCAGTGGAGCTGCTTCTGCCCACAATGCCGCTTTTGTCTCTCAGATTGTTCAAATCTGAACTCTGACATGTCACGTTTTAGAATTCAatataataaaatcataatataatTACATAACTGAATGTTAAAGCAGAGATTGTTAAGTAAACTGAACCTTGATCCCCTGAGCTCGGAGAAAGAAGAGCTGCCGGGTAATGTAAGCAGTAGCTCTGGTAATTTTTTGTATAGTTtgcaccataaaaaaaaaaagaggaaacctAGACACACCTTACTGACTGAACAGACCTTCTGAATATTGTTTGTTACCTTACATCATTATtgaaaattaaacatgaaaagtCGGACCTAACAACCTTTGACCATCTCAACAAAGCAAATGAAGGCTAAATAGTACGATTTTCATTTTAcccagaaaattaaaaatttttttttttttttgaaaacataataaaaagcaaaactgaatttaatcaAATACTAAAAGGCAAACAACAGTAACCACAGTAGTCTTATAGAACAGTGGCACGAGGTGGTGGTGACTGTCTCCCTCAAAAAAGtctaaatacatttattttcttaaggtCAATTTATCCAAACTGATAACTACAACTGTGTAAGATTCAAGAATTGTGCAGCAGCTACCTCAGATGTCAgtcactgaaattaaatttgattgGAGCTGCAGCTTAGCCATACAAGAGGTTAAATGTGCCTGGTAGCAGAGTTTTACACCTGCCCTGCCATTCAGGAGGGGTCCATTTCGTCCGGCAGATCAGAAAGACCTTGTCACGTTTGGTGGTCATGTTTAGTCAATGTGCgatgtgtgatgtgtgatgtcAAAGCCAGTCCCAGCCAGTGCCCATTAGGGACAAACAATGGtagctgaactgaactgaggAGGCAGCACTCACTGGTGGTTTGTTTGGGTCCACCTGTGGTTCATCCCTCAGGTGTGCAGCCTCCAGGATGTGCTTCACTGCATCCATTCGGAACCCGTCCACTCCCTTCCCCAGCCAGAAATGAATAATatcctgaaataaaataataaatatgaagtgattaaaaaatacagtgtgtcTACAATAAGTATGAGGATGTGGACTAGACTCTTTAGTGCTAAAGTGTCATTTGAATGTTGCAAAATTGATGTATTTTCCAAACATTTCAACAAGCCCTTTCATTCAACTACAGCAACCGACTACTGAGTATGAATATGcacaataaacacacaagcGCGGTTTGCCATTCCTTCTTTTGTACtttgtgctgtgtgttgtagcacttaaaaacacacaagggcTAACAAGCCCAAGTTAATGTGTAATCAATTATAGCCATCACACATTACTGCTACAGATTACACATGATTTTGGATACTTCAGCAACTGCGGCTCAGTGGAGAAGACAAAACAGATGAGGACAAAAGTAACAGAGATTTCAGTATGAGATACAACATGCTAGTCAC
This region of Xiphias gladius isolate SHS-SW01 ecotype Sanya breed wild chromosome 11, ASM1685928v1, whole genome shotgun sequence genomic DNA includes:
- the slc3a1 gene encoding neutral and basic amino acid transport protein rBAT, with amino-acid sequence MELGECTRNPGYKDVEDVGSAAESIRAEPAEKPDPIAAEEYTQLTTYAGMPKEVLLLYSSQARYRVPREILFWLTVACALALVALTVTVIALSPRCLSWWQASPVYQIYPRSFKDSDGDGVGDLKGIQEQLDHFQYLKIKSVWISPFYRSPMKDFGYDVEDFRAIDPLFGTMQDFEELLAEMHNKGLKLIMDFIPNHTSDRHRWFNMSRMRDPHYEDYYIWTDCNATAPRPNNWVSVFGNSSWTYDEVRGQCYLHQFLKEQPDLNFRNPRVRQEMTDIIHFWLGKGVDGFRMDAVKHILEAAHLRDEPQVDPNKPPESVTSEWDLHHDYTTNQLGLHDLLRDWRAEMDIYSREPGRYRFMVTESYDYHEVDKTMMYYGTPLVKESDFPFNFYLLDLPQNTTGLWVQHLVHLWMANMPKGQWPNWVVGNHDKPRIASSAGQTYIRVINMLLLTLPGTPNTYYGEEIGMENINVTESQIQDPAGKYNASASRDPQRSPMQWSSDMNADFNNKTNITWLPVHPNYRSVNVEVQKKDEGSVLAQYRLLNNLRQSELPLQRGWFCYIHADASVFSYLRELDGLDQAFLMVLNFGKESAITDLSSIHELPDQLKVLMSTKQVNDGKVLQKSRILTEAGEGLVIQYSTHTRFNPNHPKQCYVSEKACYLGAMDILYKC